The Megalops cyprinoides isolate fMegCyp1 chromosome 25, fMegCyp1.pri, whole genome shotgun sequence nucleotide sequence gtcttttggaaaaagaattatttggaaaaaaaatatattcacaaaatatatttacatattccaATAATATTAGTGGACCTTTACAGTATACATGTGAATGTAAaccagtaaaaaaataaaaggctttaTAAATGAAGGGGCTGGATACAGGATACAGTAAAAGCTCATTACTCTCTTCTGCTCATCTGATGCTAAGAATTAAAGTGAAACCAAAATCTTCAGCCAGTTTGTCGAAGAACGGGATCTCTGGAACCTATAGAGGCGCAATATCATCACGTGTGACATATGTAAGACAAGcgaaaaaaatgaacaagagaaaagaggagagctgtgtgtgtttgtcaagGTGCAGGAAGTCTCTCAGAGCAGCCTAGATTCCTGCTTGCTGAACACTTCCAGAGGGTGCCTGTAGTGTGGTCCTCCTAACACTGGAGGGAGCTGCTCCTCATGCTGTGCCCTGCAATGTTGCAGGCCGTGCAATTGGGGAGGGTAACGGGTGTACTGCGCAGGTGTTATCTGAGCCCTCTGGAAGCTCTGTGACTTCAGTACACCACTCGGAGTCATAGAGGCGTCAGCCTCACGCCCACCCTCGCCAGCGCCACGCCCATCATAACAAGACAGCGCCTCAGGTGGGTACACTGAAGTGCCAATCAGCCTGGTGGGCAGTCTCCGGTAGCTGCTGTAGGGGCTGCTCATGAGGGCCTTTGGGGAGACGGGGACTGTGGGAAGGCGAGCCGTGGTGCTGCAGCCCTGTTCCTCCGGCCTGGGCTCCAGTGAGGTGCTGTAAGGGGGGCTCCCAGGGCGGTGCAGCTGCAGCGGGGTGTTGGGGAGCCCCATCGCTGTGCGGTCAGTGCTGACGGTCTGGCTCCGGACTCTcccgctcccccctccctgctgcagtgCCCGGGTCCCGAAAAGCGCCTGGGCGGTGACGTGCAGGGCTCGGGCGTGCGGCTCCGCGACCCCGCGGTCCGGCACGGGCATGTTGTCGTACTGCGACACGTTGGAGCCCCTGTGGGAGAGCGGCCACCATCGAGGCTCCTCCGGGCTGGGGGGGAAGGCCACGCCCCACCTGCTCACATCCACCCTCACCTCCGGCAGCTTCAGCCAGTAGGATGGCACGTCCCGCCGGGAGCTGGAGGCGGCATTGGAGTTGTGATTGGCCGCAGCGTGGCTGTTTGGCTTGGCGCCATCCACAGCCACGGTCTCCGCCTCCTCAGAGTCCTGcccaagcccctccctcctctcggCCCTGAGCGCCAGCGTCTCCAATGGAGCCCTCCTGGCCTGGCTCCCCTGGGCCTGTTCCAGTGACGTGCTGGGCAGTGCACTGGCCGTTTCCTGCGTGCCACTGTGGCTCTGACCGTTTGCAACGTGCTTAGCGGTGCCCAACGTTTCGGACGGAAGCTGGCccaggggcattgtgggaaactcCTCCTCTTTACCTGGTGAGACAGAGGCGGACAGGATGCTCTTTCAGTCTGACTGCAAAAGTTAGAAAATATAGGCATATATGACAACAGCAGGTACCCAAAGACAATAGCACATGTAGCTTTTATGCGTAAGTTTAACCTGGTATCTCTTTCCACATCTCTGACCATGTCACTCAAACCTGCCCTCTCTGGATATGACTTACACTGAACCTGTACAAAAACCTGTACAAAAATTGCAGACTACAAACAGCCCACATAAACAAAACTATTAAAGTACTCtattcacaaatacagtatttactgtAAAGAGAGaagcaaatgtaattttattcatGTACATCTATCCATATCAAAAAGCATTTCTTTCCAATTTCAATGAGCATTGGAGACCACAAAAAATGACCTGatgtgaaaaaaagataaagatgacggtgacaatgatgatgacatCTCTAAATATCCATGACAGGACAGTTGAGGGTGAGACATTCCACAATCAACACTTATTTATGCAGGGTGTTTAGAGCAGGTATAAACGTCACAGAATGGCCGACACAGTCATGGCTATGCTGTGAGAGTGTTGTATGGTGGCTGGGATGGACACCCTGACGCTGACAGACGGAAGGGACACAGGGACAGCACTCCAGCTTGCCCACCGTTTGCGGCCGTAGGAGGGGACATGTGCCCCGTGCACGGTCACAGTGCCAAAGGTTGCtccagggacagggagagagcaagagcgtTAATCACATACACCTTTAACAGCAGGAACAGGGTGggactgtgtactgtatgtttgtggctgtgtgtgtgtgtgtgtatgtgtgtgtatgtgtgtgtgagagagagagagagagtttcaaATGTAGGGGATAATTGCTGTGATTGCAGAGTGGTGTGGAGCTGTTGACAGTGTTTGTGGAGGGGGTATACCTGGGGGCGGCAGCTCCAGTTTGGAGCGTTTCAGCTCTGACATTGAGCTCTGCAGCTGCTCGATGACAAAGTCGTCCTCATAGAAGAAGTCTTTGGACAAGGTGACCTGCAGGAACTCAACCAGCTCCTCCATGGAGAGCTTCATCAGGTGCTCTGCATACACACAGGTGTGAAcaatgagagggacagagagatgaacaCAGGTGATACAAAGGCAGGGGATGTACAGGGGAACATTCAGCCAGCAGACTATGgtacacactgctgcacagagtGTAATAGTAAAGTCACATCAACAGTCCTGCTGTCGAGGGCCCTGACCTCTGCTCTACTCTGCCACCTACAGGCAGAACTCTCCTCTACACTACCAGCGAGAGGCAGGGCTCTGCTTTGCACTGCCacccagctttgaaaaacaagcaaatgtacCACATCTTTCCTTTATCAAAACTGAAAGGTCATTAAACCATGACattccatcacacacactctttgTTAACAAGTTATAAAGcctttcatattttacagtagAGGTTCTGTCTGCATCATCAATGGATCCATTCCCAGTACCCTGTAAACAGCTGAATTAATCCCTGACCCGCACCCCAAAAACAGGGCAGGATCTTACTCTTGTGCAGTTTGAGGATGGTGTAGGACATGGCAATGAGGaccttctctccctccaggATGTAGATGTCCCAGATCCTCAGAGTCAGAGTAAAAGGTGTCTGCAGGACAGAAACGCAGACGTACCACATCGTGCACTGCTACCCTTCATTATTTGCTTGTTTCACAGATGTTTCTAAaccctgtcacactgtcacagggCATCACTTAAGGAGCACACTACTATAGACACACTATCAAAGAACTCCAGGACAGATCTCAGACCTGGTGCATACAGTggaataatttaaatgaataaataaataaaataccaataaaaaagacagcaaaatgataaaacatcacagcatgATACTGCATGATAGAGTTATAGATAAAGACTTAAATATAAGTAAAAACTTGGGCATAAAGACAAGGAAGTTTGAAAAGAACAACATCAGtaagcattttgtttgtgtaagatgaaaggagagagtgaaaagcaagggggggggggggacccacTCTGTCAAGAAAGCACTGGAAGAACCACTTCATGGTGTACAGGGTGGTATAGACCTCCTGGGTGTCCTGGAAGAGACAGAATAGTGTTACTGAATAAGACAGTGTGGTCATAGAAAGCGTAACACATCTAGGTGTTCAG carries:
- the LOC118771668 gene encoding USP6 N-terminal-like protein gives rise to the protein MTSDVEQDSAVKLEQERAEIVAKYDKGKEGATVEPWEDSNFHLYKVIDRFGFVHENELPLCSSVEEKHKQQEVERTTKWLKMLKSWDKYKNSDKLVRRIYKGIPLQLRGEVWGLLLDIPKIKAEKKDFYEKLKQRARGMSPDVRQIDLDVNRTYRDHIMFMHRYDVKQQALFHVLTAYSVYNREVGYCQGMSQITALLLIYMNEEDAFWALVKLLSGQKHAMHGFFVPGFPKLMRFQEHHDRILKKMMPKLKQHLDTQEVYTTLYTMKWFFQCFLDRTPFTLTLRIWDIYILEGEKVLIAMSYTILKLHKKHLMKLSMEELVEFLQVTLSKDFFYEDDFVIEQLQSSMSELKRSKLELPPPGKEEEFPTMPLGQLPSETLGTAKHVANGQSHSGTQETASALPSTSLEQAQGSQARRAPLETLALRAERREGLGQDSEEAETVAVDGAKPNSHAAANHNSNAASSSRRDVPSYWLKLPEVRVDVSRWGVAFPPSPEEPRWWPLSHRGSNVSQYDNMPVPDRGVAEPHARALHVTAQALFGTRALQQGGGSGRVRSQTVSTDRTAMGLPNTPLQLHRPGSPPYSTSLEPRPEEQGCSTTARLPTVPVSPKALMSSPYSSYRRLPTRLIGTSVYPPEALSCYDGRGAGEGGREADASMTPSGVLKSQSFQRAQITPAQYTRYPPQLHGLQHCRAQHEEQLPPVLGGPHYRHPLEVFSKQESRLL